The segment AGGAGTTAGAACTGATGAACTTATAGATAAAGTTAACCAATTAAAAGAATCAGATTCCTTCAGAAAAGCTTCAGGATCTGCCTCTGCAAGTAAATCTAGAATCTTAAAAAGAATTGAAGTGGCGGACGAAATTTTCGGGTGAGGTACTGTTTCATGAAAGGATTTATAAAAGAAATACTGGCAGATATTGATTGGAGAACCTCGGAATTGGCTACTCTTAAAACTATTCCTATAAGGTATAGCTTTAGCCCGGATCATAAAGATTTACATATTAAATATGCTATTCCAGCTATTTACTCAATATGGGAAGGTTTTGTAAAGAATTGTTTTACGATTTATTCCAACCATCTCAATACCCTCTCATTAAATCGATCTAATATTTCCTATGCGTTACTTACTCACCATATTGATTCGGAATGTGAATTCAATAATCCTAGGGTAAATTTTGAAAAAAAAGTGAAGCTTGTCCAATCATTAGACATTTTGTTTCAGGAGAATATTACACTAAAGCCTCAAATACCAACAGAATCAAATGTCAATCTGAAGGTTTTGAATCGAATATTAGAACGATATTGCATTTCAGAAGTTGACAATAAATATAATAATGGCTTAAATAAGCTTCTACTCTTCAGAAATAAAATAGCCCATGGTGAAAATTCCATTATAGTGAATATGACTCACCTAACAGAATTTGTCTCTCTAGTGGAAAATTTAATGCTG is part of the Antarcticibacterium sp. 1MA-6-2 genome and harbors:
- a CDS encoding MAE_28990/MAE_18760 family HEPN-like nuclease, whose protein sequence is MKGFIKEILADIDWRTSELATLKTIPIRYSFSPDHKDLHIKYAIPAIYSIWEGFVKNCFTIYSNHLNTLSLNRSNISYALLTHHIDSECEFNNPRVNFEKKVKLVQSLDILFQENITLKPQIPTESNVNLKVLNRILERYCISEVDNKYNNGLNKLLLFRNKIAHGENSIIVNMTHLTEFVSLVENLMLDIVIGVESCEKEETYKK